One Trichocoleus sp. genomic region harbors:
- a CDS encoding serine/threonine-protein kinase: MNSAQSVFWINRLIGDRHRYRVDKLLGRGGTADVFLATDTLLGQPVAVKLLHERMLAGEVRARFEREATLCAALKNEHIVQVSDYGVTFEGHPFFVMEYLQGQTLRELLKQERRLSVQRTANIISQVCVGLQLAHQGVDLWQDGAKCEQVKIIHRDLKPDNIFLVPTSLGELVKILDFGIAKIQREQVEQANVTRTFLGTYRYAAPEQFEVENDLDERADIYSLGVVIYEMLSGTDPFGFQEASRQVGGGIWAAAHLTKPPLPLRQQPACETLTPVIEAIVMQCLQKDPDRRFESVYQLDAALRAAIWGKNPVRLAMAQHTKTSDLEMAYAALPTLGSFQPTVATQPTVAEAPTDAVTHNLNPVFTTVASHFSLNPSWVPNNRLLRQVGAALSVAVATTAGLFYWSHYPSSSIAFQPQQSLAKAIEPLLQNSATSAAQTLSGHSDTVWTIATNVKKQMLASGSFDRSIRLWNLQTGAFIRTLSGHRDAVRSVTFSPDGMILVSGSSDKTIKLWDVATGQLLRTLAGHIGPVWSVAVSPDGQTVASGSYDGTIKLWDVATGELLNTLPGHYDSVWSVTFTPDSKTLISSAYDGTIKTWDLGTGKLLRTLSGHTDAVRSVAISPDGKTIVSGSWDKTIKVWNLESGAMLQTLSGHVDRVLSVAVSPDAKTIASGSLDKTIKIWDLASGQLLRTLTGHSDWVIGVAFGADAGTVVSGSKDKTVKLWQQVLPSESVSIRSKEQKL, encoded by the coding sequence GGATCAATCGTTTAATTGGCGATCGTCACCGCTATCGCGTTGATAAGCTGTTGGGGCGAGGCGGCACCGCAGATGTTTTTTTGGCAACAGATACCTTGCTGGGTCAACCTGTTGCTGTGAAGTTGCTGCATGAAAGGATGCTGGCTGGAGAAGTGCGGGCAAGATTTGAGCGAGAAGCAACGCTCTGTGCCGCTCTTAAAAATGAGCATATTGTGCAGGTGAGCGACTATGGTGTGACGTTTGAAGGGCATCCCTTCTTTGTGATGGAGTATCTGCAAGGGCAGACCTTGAGGGAACTGCTGAAGCAGGAAAGACGGTTATCTGTTCAACGGACAGCGAACATCATTAGTCAGGTTTGTGTTGGGCTACAGTTAGCGCATCAGGGCGTTGACTTATGGCAAGACGGTGCGAAATGTGAGCAGGTCAAAATTATTCATCGAGACTTGAAGCCAGACAATATTTTCCTGGTTCCGACATCACTGGGAGAACTGGTTAAAATTCTGGACTTTGGCATCGCGAAAATTCAGCGGGAACAGGTAGAGCAGGCAAATGTAACGAGGACGTTTCTGGGGACTTATCGATATGCTGCGCCAGAGCAGTTTGAGGTGGAGAACGATTTGGATGAGCGAGCCGATATTTACAGCCTGGGGGTGGTGATTTATGAGATGCTCAGCGGGACTGACCCCTTTGGCTTTCAGGAAGCGAGCCGTCAAGTTGGGGGTGGAATTTGGGCAGCTGCTCATTTAACAAAGCCACCACTGCCGCTGCGCCAACAACCAGCATGTGAGACGCTAACGCCAGTCATTGAAGCGATCGTGATGCAGTGTTTGCAAAAAGACCCCGATCGCCGCTTTGAGTCGGTTTATCAGCTAGATGCTGCATTAAGGGCGGCTATATGGGGAAAAAATCCTGTCAGATTGGCGATGGCTCAACATACCAAAACGTCCGATTTAGAAATGGCATACGCTGCGTTGCCGACGCTCGGCTCCTTTCAGCCCACTGTTGCTACACAGCCGACTGTTGCTGAAGCGCCAACGGATGCTGTGACACATAACCTCAATCCGGTTTTTACCACTGTTGCCAGCCACTTTTCACTCAATCCTTCATGGGTTCCTAACAATCGATTACTGCGTCAAGTTGGGGCTGCGCTTTCGGTTGCGGTAGCGACGACAGCAGGTCTGTTTTACTGGTCGCACTATCCATCCTCGTCGATCGCTTTTCAACCGCAGCAGTCTCTTGCCAAGGCGATCGAACCTTTACTGCAAAACTCAGCTACTTCTGCGGCTCAAACCTTATCAGGACACAGCGACACGGTTTGGACGATCGCCACCAACGTTAAGAAACAGATGTTGGCAAGCGGCAGCTTTGATCGATCGATCCGGCTCTGGAATTTGCAAACTGGAGCATTTATTCGCACGTTGTCAGGGCATCGGGATGCTGTGCGATCGGTTACGTTCAGCCCAGATGGAATGATTCTGGTGAGCGGTAGTAGCGATAAAACGATCAAGCTTTGGGATGTTGCGACGGGACAACTGCTGCGAACGTTGGCTGGACATATTGGTCCAGTTTGGTCGGTTGCGGTCAGTCCGGATGGGCAAACGGTGGCAAGCGGCAGCTATGACGGCACGATCAAGCTTTGGGATGTGGCAACAGGGGAACTGCTCAACACGCTACCAGGGCACTATGATTCTGTTTGGTCGGTGACGTTTACGCCAGATAGCAAAACGCTAATCAGCAGTGCGTATGACGGCACAATCAAAACCTGGGATCTGGGAACGGGAAAGCTACTGCGGACGCTTTCTGGACATACGGACGCGGTGCGATCGGTTGCGATCAGTCCAGATGGAAAAACGATCGTCAGCGGCAGTTGGGATAAGACGATCAAGGTCTGGAATTTGGAGAGTGGAGCCATGCTGCAAACGCTTTCTGGACATGTGGATCGCGTTCTTTCGGTTGCGGTTAGCCCAGATGCAAAGACGATCGCGAGTGGCAGTTTGGATAAAACGATCAAGATCTGGGATCTGGCGTCGGGGCAACTGCTGCGGACACTGACTGGACATTCGGATTGGGTGATTGGAGTGGCGTTCGGGGCGGACGCTGGAACGGTGGTAAGCGGCAGTAAGGATAAAACGGTCAAGCTGTGGCAGCAGGTTTTGCCTTCTGAATCTGTTTCTATCCGCTCTAAAGAACAAAAGCTCTGA